The following proteins are co-located in the Sphaeramia orbicularis chromosome 24, fSphaOr1.1, whole genome shotgun sequence genome:
- the ripply2 gene encoding protein ripply2 — protein sequence MENFTHDTGFTSSTSSCRLWRPWTEAEDQSAVCKVYFLAFDLSDIKHLKPQVTHPVKLYWPKSKCFDYLYQDAEMLLRNYPVQATICPYEESSSDEESEEEEEELTEKDN from the exons ATGGAGAACTTTACGCATGACACAGGATttacttcttctacttcttcttgtCGTCTGTGGAGACCGTGGACGGAAGCAGAGGACCAGAGTGCTGTGTGTAAA gtTTATTTCTTGGCTTTTGACCTTTCTGACATAAAACACCTCAAACCTCAAGTCACTCATCCGGTGAA aTTGTACTGGCCAAAATCGAAGTGCTTCGATTACCTATACCAGGATGCAGAAATGCTCCTGCGTAACTACCCAGTCCAAGCCACCATCTGCCCCTATGAGGAGTCCAGCAGCGACGAGGagagcgaggaggaggaggaggaattaaCGGAAAAGGACAACTAA